CCGGGCTCGCCGGCGCTGGCGATGACGGTCGCGCGCAGCCAGGACCGCCTGCGCCTGTTCGAACTGCATCCGGCCGATTTCGACTCCTTGCAGCGCACCTTCGCCGCCGAGCGCGGGCGCGTGCAGGTGAGCCGGGCCGACGGCTTTGCCGCCCTCAAAAGCCTGCTGCCGCCGCCTTCGCGCCGTGCGCTGGCGTTGATCGACCCGCCTTACGAGCTGAAGGAAGATTACCGCCGCGCAGTCGAGGTGCTGCGCGATGCGATGCGCCGTTTCCCCACCGGGACGTATGCCCTGTGGTATCCGATGCTGAGCCGTGCCGAAGCCCGGGCACTGCCCGGCCGGCTGGCCGAACTGGGGGCGCAGAGCTGGCTGGATGTGCGGCTGGCGGTGCGCACCCCGCCGCGCGACGGGTTCGGCATGTTCGGCAGCGGACTCTACATCGTCAATCCGCCCTGGGTGCTGCCCGCGCGGCTGGAGGCGACGATGCCCTGGCTGGTCGAGCGCCTGGCGATCGACGAGGGCGCGGGCTTCGATCTCGAGCACCACATCGAGTGAGGCGGAGTTTTTACGCTGCAGCGCACGATAAGATTGGGCGAGCGCAATTTTTCTGAAACAATACGCGCTTTCGTATTGACCGGAATCCCATTGTGGACCTGCAGCAAATCAGCGAACTCGAGCGTGCCGCTCAGGGCGGGCGGGGCGAACTACTAAGACTCGGGGTCGGCATCCTCTTCATCGTCGGGGTGATGTTCTACGCCGGCTTGAGGGGCGACGGCGAAGCCAGCCTGATCCTGGTGATGGCGGCGATGATCGGCGGCTACATGGCGATGAACATCGGCGCCAACGACGTCGCCAACAACGTCGGCCCGGCGGTGGGGTCGAAAGCGCTCACCCTGGCGGGGGCGCTGGTGATCGCCGCGATTTTCGAGGCTGCCGGGGCGCTGATCGCCGGCGGCGAGGTGATCGGCACCATCCGCAACGGCATCATCGACCCCAACCTGATCACGGACTCCGACACTTTCGTCTGGATCATGCTCGCTGCGCTGCTCGCCGGTGCGCTGTGGCTGAACATCGCCACCGCGGTGGGAGCGCCGGTGTCGACGACGCACTCGATCGTCGGCGCCGTGCTCGGCTCGGGGATGGCGGCGGCCGGCCCTGCCATCGTCGACTGGGCGACGATGGGCAACATCGCGGCAAGCTGGGTGATTTCGCCGCTGCTCGGCGGCGTGTTTGCAGCGGCATTCCTTTATCTGGTCAAGCGCAGCATCACCTACCAGGCCGACATGGCCGAGGCGGCACGGCGCACGGTGCCGCTGCTGGTCGGGCTGATGGCGTGGACCTTCTCCACCTACCTCATTCTGAAGGGGCTTAACCGGGTGTGGACGGTCGGTTTCTGGCCGGCGATGCTGTACGGCCTGGTGGTGGGCGTATTCGTCTTCATTGTTGTCCGCCGTATGCTGAGCAGCAGGCAAGGCATCGTTGCCAATACGAAGGAGAGCGTGAACCGGCTGTTCACGGCTCCGCTGATCTTCGCCGCGGCCCTGCTCAGTTTCGCCCACGGCTCCAACGACGTCGCCAATGCGGTCGGACCGCTGGCTGCGATCGTCGACGTCGTCACCTCAGGGGGCGAGATTCACAAGGATGCGCCGATCCCCACCTGGGTGATGATGGTCGGTGCGATCGGCATTTCGCTCGGGCTGGCGCTGTTCGGCCCCAAAGTCATTCGCACGGTGGGCTCGGAAATCACCGAACTCGACCAGATGCGTGCGTTCTGCATCGCGATGGCGGCCACGATCACGGTGATCGTCGCCAGCCAGCTCGGCCTGCCGGTGAGCTCGACCCACATCGCGGTGGGCGGGGTGTTCGGAGTCGGCTTCCTGCGCGAGTACCTCAAGAGCAATTACGACCGGATGCTGTCCGAGATCAAGGCGCACCACCCCGAGGGCGACCAGGTTGCGATCGAAGGCTTCATCGCGCGCTTCGAAAAAGCCTCGGTGGAAGAAAAGGGGGTGATGCTGCGCGATCTGAAGGAGCGCTCGAAGAACGCCCAGGACCCGGCGCATTTTTCCAAGGGTGAGCGCAAGAACCTGAAAAAGGTCTACCGCCGCGAGCTGGTCAAGCGCTCGCAGCTGCTGCGCATCGCAGCGGCCTGGGTGATCACCGTTCCGGCCTCGGCGCTGATGGCGGCAATTCTCTTCTTCACCATCCGCGGCATGATGGTGTCCTGAGTCCGGCGGCCGGGCGGGGGCTGCGCGCATGAACCTGGCTGAAATCGCCGCGCTGCTGGCGCTGGGCGGGGTGGCGTGGTTCTGGCTCGACAGCCTGAAAGCGCGCGAAGCCGGGGTGCTGGCGGCGCGGCGGGCCTGTGCGCGCGAAGGCGTGCAGTTCCTCGACGAAACCGTCGTCGGCCACGGCCTTCGTCCGGCGCGCGACGAGCGCGGCCACATGGTGCTGCGGCGGGCCTACGAGTTCGAATACTCGCTCACCGGCAATGACCGCTATCACGGCAGCGTGGTGCTCGAAGGGCGTGAGGTGACGCTGGTCGATGTCAGTGCGCATCGACCTCCGGCGGCGGTCGTCGTCGACCTGCGCTGACGCCGCCCGCTCAGCTGCGGCGATGTTCGATGGCGCGCAGGAACTCGGCGCGCGACTGGGGCGAGCGTTCGAATTCTCCGCAGAAAGCCTGGGTGATCACGCGTTCGTCGCCGCGGCGGTCCTCGCCGAGGAGCAGGCACAGCTGTTCGGCTTCGATCACGCACGCCGCGCCCGCCGCCTTGCCGTGCGTCATCAGGGCTTCGGCGATGTCGCGCGTCATCCATTCCTGATAGGTGAAGCGGTGCCCGATCGCGTCGACGAGGCGGGCGATGCGGCCGAAACCGTGGAGCCGCCCTCCCGGCAGGTAGGCGACGTGGGCCACGCCGCGGAAAGGCACCAGGTGGTGCGGGCAGACGCCATGCACGGCGATGCCGCGCACCACCACCATGTCCCGGCGCGGGTCTTCGAAGCCGTCGCCGAGCACTTCGGCCGGATCGAGGTCGTAGCCGCCGAGCAGGCGGTGCTGCCATAGCTCGCGCACGCGCTGGGCGGTGCGTCCGGTGTGCGAAGTGTCGGCAGCGACGCCGCAGGCGCGCAGCAGATCGACCACGGCCTGCTCGAACGCGGCGGGGTCGAACTCGCCGCTGCGGGCGATTCCTATTGCCCGCGGCCGGGGAGGGGGCGGATGTTCGTGTGTGCTCATGCCTGGATTCCTGGCGCTGCCTGTGCATCGGGAGGATCCGATGATACGCCCCCGCGCCGCCGCTGCCGACCGCTTCGCGCATTGCCTCTGCGCCAGCGGGTGGGCACAATGGGCGCCTTTTTCACGGTGCCCGTCATGACTCTTTCCGACTCCGCTCTGCCCGCCGACCCGCTCGCCGTGCAGGTCGATGCCGCCGCCCAGCGTCAGGCCGCGCGGCTGGCGCAGGATGCGTTCGCACGCGTGTTCCGCCTCAGCGTGTCGGAAAGCGATGCGGCCCGTCGCAAGGGGGTGGCCGAACTGCACGCGGACCTGCGCGACTGGGCCGGCGCCGCAGCGAGCGAGGAAGCGCGCGCGTTGCGCCTGGCCCTGCTGCTGTCGGGGATGGATCAATGGGGGCTGGCGTGGAGCCAGGCCTTCGGGCTGGTGGCGATCCCCGGCCTGAGCGAACTGGTCGGCGCCTTGCGTACCGGGCTCGACGCGCAGGCCGAGGCGCGCTTCCTGCGCCAGTTCGAGGCGCTCGCAGCGGCTGAGGAGAGCGCCATCGATTTCAAGGTGGAGCTGCGCCGGGGCCTTCACCTGGCCCTGTGGCACGCGGCGATCGCCGCCGAGGACCGCGATCAGGCGCTGCGCCTTGCCGGCCAGCTCGGCAGCCAGCTGCTCGCCCTGGTGCGCGACATGCCGCACGCCGGGTGGCGCCTGGTCGCCGACGCCCTCGCTTTCATCCAGATCCGTTGCCTGGCCGACGGCCTTGCCGCCGAAGGGCTGGGCCAGGAGGCGACCCAGGCCTTGTTCGCCGCGCTCGCGCGCGAATTGCCGAAAGCGCTCGGCGAGCGCGTGATGGCCCACGCTGCGCGCGCGGTGATCGCCTGGCAGCAGGCCGAGCGCACCTCCGGGCAGGTGCACTGATGGCGCTCAAGGCCACGATCTTCAAGGCCGAGATCCAGGTCGCCGACATCGACCGCGGCCACTATGCCGACTATGCCCTGACCCTGGCGCGCCACCCCTCGGAGACCGATGAGCGGATGATGGTGCGCCTGCTGGCGTTTGCGCTGTTCGCCGACCCCGCGCTCGGTTTCGGCAAGGGGCTGTGCGCCGATGACGAACCCGACCTGTGGCAGAAGGACTTGACCGGCACCATCGAGCGCTGGATCGACGTCGGCCAGCCCGACGAGAAGTGGGTGCGCAAAGCCTGCGGGCGCGCCCGCGAAGTGGTCGTTCTCGCCTACGGGCGCGCGCTCGATGTCTGGTGGAGCGGGGTCCGGGCGCGCCTCGAGCGCCAGTCCGGGCTGCAGGTGATCGAGCTGGCGCGCGAAGCCGGCACCGAGCTGGCGAAGCTCGCCGAGCGTACGATGCGCCTGCAGTTCAGCATCCAGGACGGCCAGGTGTGGGTCACCAACGGACGCGCCACGGTGAGCATCGAGCCGCGCTGGCTGCAGGGCGAGCGGCGGCTGGCCGAAGGTTCAGGCGACTGAGGGTTCGGCCGAGGATTCGGTCCGGTTGTCGTGGCCGGCGTACCACGACAACCAGCCGACGATGTGCTCGGCCGGCATCGGGCGTGCGATACCGTAGCCCTGGCCGAGGCGGCAGCCGAGCGCGCGCAACGCGGCGGCATGTTCGGGCGTTTCCACCCCTTCGGCGATGACTTCGCGGCCGAAGGCCTCGGCGAGCTGGATCACGCTTTGGACGATGGCGCGGTCTTCGGCATCGTCGAGCATGTCGAGCACGAAGCTGCGGTCGATCTTCAGGCGGTCGACCGGGAGCTGGCGGAAGTACTTGAGCGACGCGTAGCCGGTGCCGAAGTCGTCCAGCGCCAGGCGCACGCCCAGTGCGCGGCAGGTGCGCAGAGCTTCGAGCGCCGTTTCCATGTCGTCGATCGCGGTGGATTCGAGAATTTCCAGTTCGAGGCGGTTCGGTGGCACTTCGGGGTGGCGGGCGAGAAGCTGTTCGAGCCGTTCGGGGAAGTCCGGCTGCAGCAGGTGGTTGGCGCCGATATTGACGCTGGCCGAGAGCGGATGTCCGGCGTGCGCCCAGGCCTGGATCTGGCTCAGGGCGGTGCCGATCACCCATTCGCCGAGGGCGCTTTCGAGCGTCGTGCCTTCGATATAGGGGAGGAAACTGGCCGGCGGCAGCAGGCCTTCTTCCGGGTGCAGCCAGCGGATCAGTGCCTCGGTGCCGACGATGTCGCCGGTCGCCATGTCCACCTGGGGCTGGTAATGGAGGATGAACTCGCGCGCCTGCAATGCCTGGTCGAGGCGGGCGTGGCGTTGCCTGCGGTTGACCAGCTCCACTTCGATGTCCGGGTCGAACATCTGGATGCAGTTGCGCCCCTGTTGCTTGGCCCGGTACATCGCCTGGTCGGCGTGGCGCAGCAAGGTGTCGGAGTCGGCGTCGTCTTCCGGGAACAGCGTCGCGCCGATGCTGACCGATACCGAAACGGTCTCGGTGCCGATCTGGATGGGGGCGCTGACCGCGAGCAGTATCCGCTCGAGCACCTTGGTGTTGGCGACGTCCTCGAGCAGGAGGACGAACTCATCGCCGCCGAGCCGGGCGACGGTGTCGGTGCCGCGCAGCATGGTGCTCAGGCGCTGCACGGTGGTCACCAGCACGCGGTCGCCGATTTCGTGGCCGTAGCGGTCGTTGATCGGCTTGAATTCGTCCAGATCGAGGACGCACACCGCGAGCGGCCTGTCGCTGCGCCGGGCGCGCGCGATGGCCTGGCGCAGGCGCTCGTCGAGCAGGCGGCGGTTGGGCGCGCCGGTGAGCGGATCGAAGTGGGCGATGCGATTCAGTTCCTCCTCGTGGCGCTTGAGGCGGCTGATGTCCACGAATACCGCCACATAGTGGCTCAGCATCCCGCTGTCGTCCTTGACCCTGCTGATGGAGAGGATCTCGGCATATTCCTCGCCGCTTTTGCGCCGGTTCCAGATTTCACCCTGCCAGTGATCGGTCTCGGTCAGTGCGGCCCACATCTTGCTGTAGAAGTCGGTGTCGTGCCGCCCGGAGCGCAGGAGGGAAGGAGTCTGGCCGAGAGCTTCCTCGCGCGTATATCCGGTGATGCGGACGAAGGCGGGATTGACGTCGATGATCCGGTTGTCGGCGTCGGTGACGACGATCGCCTCGTAGCTG
The window above is part of the Thauera aromatica K172 genome. Proteins encoded here:
- a CDS encoding 23S rRNA (adenine(2030)-N(6))-methyltransferase RlmJ gives rise to the protein MLSYRHAFHAGNHADVLKHVVLLELLAYFNRKDKPWQYIDTHAGGGCYALASAQAEKTAESADGIGRLWAREDLPEPVAAYVAAVRQFNPQGRLLFYPGSPALAMTVARSQDRLRLFELHPADFDSLQRTFAAERGRVQVSRADGFAALKSLLPPPSRRALALIDPPYELKEDYRRAVEVLRDAMRRFPTGTYALWYPMLSRAEARALPGRLAELGAQSWLDVRLAVRTPPRDGFGMFGSGLYIVNPPWVLPARLEATMPWLVERLAIDEGAGFDLEHHIE
- a CDS encoding DUF3301 domain-containing protein, which produces MNLAEIAALLALGGVAWFWLDSLKAREAGVLAARRACAREGVQFLDETVVGHGLRPARDERGHMVLRRAYEFEYSLTGNDRYHGSVVLEGREVTLVDVSAHRPPAAVVVDLR
- a CDS encoding inorganic phosphate transporter, yielding MDLQQISELERAAQGGRGELLRLGVGILFIVGVMFYAGLRGDGEASLILVMAAMIGGYMAMNIGANDVANNVGPAVGSKALTLAGALVIAAIFEAAGALIAGGEVIGTIRNGIIDPNLITDSDTFVWIMLAALLAGALWLNIATAVGAPVSTTHSIVGAVLGSGMAAAGPAIVDWATMGNIAASWVISPLLGGVFAAAFLYLVKRSITYQADMAEAARRTVPLLVGLMAWTFSTYLILKGLNRVWTVGFWPAMLYGLVVGVFVFIVVRRMLSSRQGIVANTKESVNRLFTAPLIFAAALLSFAHGSNDVANAVGPLAAIVDVVTSGGEIHKDAPIPTWVMMVGAIGISLGLALFGPKVIRTVGSEITELDQMRAFCIAMAATITVIVASQLGLPVSSTHIAVGGVFGVGFLREYLKSNYDRMLSEIKAHHPEGDQVAIEGFIARFEKASVEEKGVMLRDLKERSKNAQDPAHFSKGERKNLKKVYRRELVKRSQLLRIAAAWVITVPASALMAAILFFTIRGMMVS
- a CDS encoding EAL domain-containing protein, translated to MTRLIRYLIGTLVLALCAGMAVAADTKPITLGVFALRPKPIIEAAWRPFADYLGSGLGGREVRLRVLDQAEMQAALRAHELDLVLTNPAHFIALRTENELSGAIATQVNLDYGRPVSTYGGVIVARADNPAIRRLADLKGKVVATSSANFLATYAAQALELKAAGIDPETLRLKPLDQEQDSAVFAVIAREADAAFIRTGLLEQLIREGHPEVSSLRVINRQSPPDYPYVTSTRLYPEWPLVALPHVDQSVVRKIGALALLLPAEHPAAQAAAIQGFTVAADYSDVETLLRELRLPPFEAAPVFTWDDVWTRYRLKLLAVALAAAALIVLLLRLLWAHMRMKTLATALEFEHQHLGNVVEATRAGSWEWDIGSGERRVDRRWAEMLGLGGEERLTLNLDRWRTLVHPDDLARVETALVGHLNGETSYYEQDLRLRHQAGHWVWVHDRALVLRHNDAGRPELVVGAQIDISGRKRNEEKLRLAANVFSSSYEAIVVTDADNRIIDVNPAFVRITGYTREEALGQTPSLLRSGRHDTDFYSKMWAALTETDHWQGEIWNRRKSGEEYAEILSISRVKDDSGMLSHYVAVFVDISRLKRHEEELNRIAHFDPLTGAPNRRLLDERLRQAIARARRSDRPLAVCVLDLDEFKPINDRYGHEIGDRVLVTTVQRLSTMLRGTDTVARLGGDEFVLLLEDVANTKVLERILLAVSAPIQIGTETVSVSVSIGATLFPEDDADSDTLLRHADQAMYRAKQQGRNCIQMFDPDIEVELVNRRQRHARLDQALQAREFILHYQPQVDMATGDIVGTEALIRWLHPEEGLLPPASFLPYIEGTTLESALGEWVIGTALSQIQAWAHAGHPLSASVNIGANHLLQPDFPERLEQLLARHPEVPPNRLELEILESTAIDDMETALEALRTCRALGVRLALDDFGTGYASLKYFRQLPVDRLKIDRSFVLDMLDDAEDRAIVQSVIQLAEAFGREVIAEGVETPEHAAALRALGCRLGQGYGIARPMPAEHIVGWLSWYAGHDNRTESSAEPSVA
- the folE gene encoding GTP cyclohydrolase I FolE, whose product is MSTHEHPPPPRPRAIGIARSGEFDPAAFEQAVVDLLRACGVAADTSHTGRTAQRVRELWQHRLLGGYDLDPAEVLGDGFEDPRRDMVVVRGIAVHGVCPHHLVPFRGVAHVAYLPGGRLHGFGRIARLVDAIGHRFTYQEWMTRDIAEALMTHGKAAGAACVIEAEQLCLLLGEDRRGDERVITQAFCGEFERSPQSRAEFLRAIEHRRS
- a CDS encoding YaeQ family protein, which encodes MALKATIFKAEIQVADIDRGHYADYALTLARHPSETDERMMVRLLAFALFADPALGFGKGLCADDEPDLWQKDLTGTIERWIDVGQPDEKWVRKACGRAREVVVLAYGRALDVWWSGVRARLERQSGLQVIELAREAGTELAKLAERTMRLQFSIQDGQVWVTNGRATVSIEPRWLQGERRLAEGSGD